In Cicer arietinum cultivar CDC Frontier isolate Library 1 chromosome 1, Cicar.CDCFrontier_v2.0, whole genome shotgun sequence, one DNA window encodes the following:
- the LOC101496999 gene encoding phosphoglycolate phosphatase 2 isoform X2, whose translation MSQFQRSLRFSRSFSLRLRRLYLGVIWKGDELIDGASQTIHMLRSKGKKLVFVTNNSWKSRSQYAEKFKSLGISVSQDEIFSSSFAAAMYLKVNSFPPQNKVYVIGGDGILDELQLAGFTAFGGPGDADKTIDWKQNSIFEHDKSVGAVVVGIDPKINYYKLQYGTLCIRENPGCLFIATNRDAVGHMTASQEWPGAGCMVAAICGSTQKEPVVVGKPSTFMMEFLLKKFNLSCSKMCMVGDRLDTDILFGQNAGCKTLLVLSGCTTQSDLQDPSNNIQPDYYASKISDMLDLLEA comes from the exons ATGTCACAATTTCAGAGATCTCTTCGATTCAGTCGAAGCTTTTCTCTTCGATTGCGACG ACTTTACTTAGGTGTGATTTGGAAGGGTGATGAACTCATCGATGGAGCTTCTCAAACTATCCACATGCTTCGCTCCAAG GGTAAGAAGCTTGTGTTTGTTACCAATAATTCCTGGAAGTCTAGGAGCCAATATGCTGAAAAGTTCAAATCCTTGGGAATTTCTGTTTCTCAG GATGAGATATTCTCGTCGTCTTTTGCAGCTGCTATGTACTTGAAGGTCAACAGTTTCCCTCCCCAAAACAAG GTTTATGTAATTGGCGGGGATGGTATACTGGATGAGTTGCAGCTTGCTGGCTTCACAGCTTTTGGTGGTCCT GGAGATGCGGATAAAACAATAGACTGGAAGCAGAACTCCATTTTTGAACATGATAAGAGT GTTGGAGCTGTAGTGGTTGGTATAGATCCAAAAATTAACTATTACAAGCTGCA GTATGGAACCCTTTGCATACGTGAAAATCCAGGATGTCTTTTTATTGCCACCAACCGTGATGCAGTTGGGCATATGACTGCTTCCCAAGAATGGCCAG GAGCTGGGTGTATGGTTGCGGCCATATGTGGATCAACCCAGAAGGAGCCTGTTGTGGTGGGGAAACCATCAACCTTTATGATGGAGTTTTTACTTAAGAA ATTCAATTTAAGTTGCTCCAAGATGTGTATGGTGGGTGATAGACTAGATACTGATATACTGTTTGGACAAAATGCTGGTTGCAAAACTCTTCTAGTACTTTCAG GTTGCACAACTCAATCAGATCTTCAAGACCCTTCAAATAATATTCAGCCAGACTATTATGCAAGCAAAATTTCTGACATGCTTGACTTATTGGAAGCATAA
- the LOC101496999 gene encoding phosphoglycolate phosphatase 2 isoform X1 — protein sequence MQQNKEGAESGATARAHSFIDSVVLMSSSQGLSCHNFRDLFDSVEAFLFDCDGVIWKGDELIDGASQTIHMLRSKGKKLVFVTNNSWKSRSQYAEKFKSLGISVSQDEIFSSSFAAAMYLKVNSFPPQNKVYVIGGDGILDELQLAGFTAFGGPGDADKTIDWKQNSIFEHDKSVGAVVVGIDPKINYYKLQYGTLCIRENPGCLFIATNRDAVGHMTASQEWPGAGCMVAAICGSTQKEPVVVGKPSTFMMEFLLKKFNLSCSKMCMVGDRLDTDILFGQNAGCKTLLVLSGCTTQSDLQDPSNNIQPDYYASKISDMLDLLEA from the exons ATGCAACAGAATAAGGAGGGAGCAGAATCAGGTGCAACCGCACGTGCGCACTCTTTCATTGATTCAGTTGTGTTGATGAGTTCGTCGCAGGGTCTTTCATGTCACAATTTCAGAGATCTCTTCGATTCAGTCGAAGCTTTTCTCTTCGATTGCGACG GTGTGATTTGGAAGGGTGATGAACTCATCGATGGAGCTTCTCAAACTATCCACATGCTTCGCTCCAAG GGTAAGAAGCTTGTGTTTGTTACCAATAATTCCTGGAAGTCTAGGAGCCAATATGCTGAAAAGTTCAAATCCTTGGGAATTTCTGTTTCTCAG GATGAGATATTCTCGTCGTCTTTTGCAGCTGCTATGTACTTGAAGGTCAACAGTTTCCCTCCCCAAAACAAG GTTTATGTAATTGGCGGGGATGGTATACTGGATGAGTTGCAGCTTGCTGGCTTCACAGCTTTTGGTGGTCCT GGAGATGCGGATAAAACAATAGACTGGAAGCAGAACTCCATTTTTGAACATGATAAGAGT GTTGGAGCTGTAGTGGTTGGTATAGATCCAAAAATTAACTATTACAAGCTGCA GTATGGAACCCTTTGCATACGTGAAAATCCAGGATGTCTTTTTATTGCCACCAACCGTGATGCAGTTGGGCATATGACTGCTTCCCAAGAATGGCCAG GAGCTGGGTGTATGGTTGCGGCCATATGTGGATCAACCCAGAAGGAGCCTGTTGTGGTGGGGAAACCATCAACCTTTATGATGGAGTTTTTACTTAAGAA ATTCAATTTAAGTTGCTCCAAGATGTGTATGGTGGGTGATAGACTAGATACTGATATACTGTTTGGACAAAATGCTGGTTGCAAAACTCTTCTAGTACTTTCAG GTTGCACAACTCAATCAGATCTTCAAGACCCTTCAAATAATATTCAGCCAGACTATTATGCAAGCAAAATTTCTGACATGCTTGACTTATTGGAAGCATAA
- the LOC101497550 gene encoding farnesyl pyrophosphate synthase 1: MADLKSTFLNVYSVLKSELLHDPAFEWSDDSRQWVDRMLDYNVPGGKLNRGLSVIDSYRLLKEGQELNDDEIFLASSLGWCIEWLQAYFLVLDDIMDSSHTRRGQPCWFRVPKVGMIAANDGVLLRNHIPRILRKHFKGKSYYTDLLDLFNEVEFQTAAGQMIDLITTLEGEKDLSKYTLSLHRRIVQYKTAYYSFYLPVACALLMAGENLDNHVDVKNILVEMGTYFQVQDDYLDCFGDPQTIGKIGTDIEDFKCSWLVVKALELCNEEQKKVLHENYGKPDPANVAIVKTLYNELNLEGVFVEYESASYEKLVTSIEAHPNKAVQAVLKSFLAKIYKRQK, encoded by the exons ATGGCAGATCTCAAGTCCACATTCTTGAATGTCTACTCCGTTCTCAAATCTGAGCTCCTCCATGACCCTGCTTTTGAGTGGTCCGATGATTCTCGTCAATGGGTTGACAGG ATGCTGGACTACAATGTGCCTGGAG GGAAGTTAAACCGTGGACTGTCAGTTATTGACAGCTACAGATTGTTAAAAGAAGGACAGGAATTAAATGATGACGAAATTTTCCTTGCTAGTTCTCTTGGTTGGTGTATTGAATGG CTTCAGGCATATTTTCTTGTTCTCGATGACATTATGGATAGCTCCCATACCCGTCGTGGTCAGCCGTGTTGGTTTAGAGTACCCAAG GTTGGAATGATTGCAGCGAATGATGGAGTTCTACTACGAAACCATATTCCTCGCATCCTTAGGAAACACTTCAAGGGAAAGTCGTATTACACCGATCTTCTTGATTTGTTCAATGAG GTTGAGTTTCAGACTGCTGCTGGACAAATGATAGATTTGATCACCACTCTGGAAGGAGAAAAAGACCTGTCCAAATACACATTATCACT GCACCGACGTATTGTTCAGTACAAGACCGCCTATTATTCATTTTACCTTCCA GTTGCATGTGCATTGCTCATGGCGGGTGAGAATCTTGATAACCATGTTGATGTAAAGAACATTCTTGTTGAGATGGGAACATATTTTCAAGTTCAGGATGATTATTTGGATTGCTTTGGTGATCCTCAAACAATTGGAAAG ATAGGCACAGATATTGAAGACTTTAAGTGCTCTTGGTTAGTTGTGAAAGCATTGGAACTTTGCAATGAAGAACAAAAGAAAGTTTTACAT GAAAACTATGGGAAGCCAGATCCAGCAAATGTTGCTATAGTGAAGACCCTTTATAACGAGCTTAATCTCGAG GGTGTATTTGTGGAGTACGAGAGTGCGAGCTATGAGAAGCTTGTAACCTCGATTGAAGCTCATCCCAACAAAGCGGTTCAAGCCGTGTTGAAGTCCTTTTTGGCTAAAATTTACAAGAGGCAGAAGTAG